From the genome of Solanum pennellii chromosome 6, SPENNV200:
gAAAATTAAAAGTTTATGCCTTGCTATAAATGCTATTTCCTTTTTGAAACATAAACTCAAGTGGAACAGCAGCCTCTCTTCACATTTGCGGAGGTATCACTGACATTGATGGTTGTACCCTGACCAGGAAGTGCAGTGCTATCTGCTTCCTGTGCTGCCAATGCCTTCTTGCTAATGATCTGGTATATATCTGTCAATATAGTATGAAACGCCTTATCAACATTAAAAGCTTCCAATGCTGACGTCTCAAGAAATGACAGCCCTTCCTTCTCAGCTAAAGCTTGACCATCCTGCTCAGAGACTGCTCTAAGATGCCTAAGGTCAGACTTGTTTCCAGCCATTATGATTACAATATTAGAGTCTGCGTGGTCTCTCAATTCCCGTAGCCACCTCAGAACATTGTCAAAAGTTTGCCTCTTAGTTATGTCATAGACAAGGAGGGCACCAACTGCTCCTCGATAATAAGCACTGGTAATGGCTCGGTACCTTTCTTGCCCTGCAGTGTCCCATATCTGGGCCTTCACTGTTTTCCCCTCCACCTGCATCATAAAGTAGAATTAGTGAGAGATGTCAAAAAAACAATACTTTTGTATCATCCCACATTTCCATGCCTTAACAATGAGAAGAAATGAACCTTGCAGATGGCAAAAGCAATTTTCCTCATTGTTCCACAGGGCATACAAAATTTAGTTCTTCATGGTGTAAAATCTTCTTTTTACTagagaagaaaataagagtATTGTACTACTTTTCTCACAGGGACTGATCAATCCATAACCAAGATGCTTCAGATGTAAAACCACAGTTACCAAAATTTCCTCACTCATAACAAGCATGTCCATACAAAGGTCCAGCTACATATATGCAATTGTACCTTGTGCATACCTTGAAATAATGACTGAATCTGTACACTATCAAAGAATCAAACTTTGTTGGCACGCGTTAATTCACTAGATGATGACCATGTCTAAGATGTTTGTTTTTTGCTTACAATGGAAAGAGAAGAAGGACCAACTAATGAGTCATATAGTAACAATTATCTCTATGACATTCACAATACAAAACCATAGAAATGCGTAATTCCAATAGcttaaaattaatcatttaac
Proteins encoded in this window:
- the LOC107021689 gene encoding ras-related protein Rab11A isoform X2, with product MPCGTMRKIAFAICKVEGKTVKAQIWDTAGQERYRAITSAYYRGAVGALLVYDITKRQTFDNVLRWLRELRDHADSNIVIIMAGNKSDLRHLRAVSEQDGQALAEKEGLSFLETSALEAFNVDKAFHTILTDIYQIISKKALAAQEADSTALPGQGTTINVSDTSANVKRGCCST
- the LOC107021689 gene encoding ras-related protein Rab11A isoform X1; translated protein: MANKMDHEYDYLFKIVVIGDSGVGKSNILSRFTRNEFCLESKSTIGVEFATRTLQVEGKTVKAQIWDTAGQERYRAITSAYYRGAVGALLVYDITKRQTFDNVLRWLRELRDHADSNIVIIMAGNKSDLRHLRAVSEQDGQALAEKEGLSFLETSALEAFNVDKAFHTILTDIYQIISKKALAAQEADSTALPGQGTTINVSDTSANVKRGCCST